The Myotis daubentonii chromosome 9, mMyoDau2.1, whole genome shotgun sequence genome has a segment encoding these proteins:
- the ZDHHC13 gene encoding palmitoyltransferase ZDHHC13 isoform X1 translates to MRTLTLSPVGCRNHSHGPHPPGFGRHGVCAHENKELAKAREALPLIEDSSNCDIVKATQYGIFERCKELVEAGYDVRQPDKENVSLLHWAAINNRLDLVKFYISKGAVVDQLGGDLNSTPLHWAIRQGHLPMVILLLQYGADPTLIDGEGFSSIHLAVLFQHMPIIAYLISKGQSVNMTDLNGQTPLMLSAHKVLGPEPTGFLLKFNPSLNVVDKVHQNTPLHWAVAAGNVTAVDKLLEAGSSLDIRNVKGETPLEMALQSKNRLIIHMLKTEAKMRANKKFRLWRWLQKCELFLLLMLSVITMWAVGYILDFNSDSWLLKGCLLITLLFLTSLFPRFLFGYKCLVYLPTVFLLSSMFWIFVTWFILFFPHLAGTPFYFVFIFSMIGFLYFFYKTWATDPGFTKASEEERKTNIITLAETGCLDFRTFCTSCLVRKPLRSLHCPVCKSCVARYDQHCLWTGRCIGFGNHRYYIFFLFFLSVVCNWIIYESFMYWSNHCATTFREDGLWTYLNQIVACSPWVLYIFLLATFHFSWSSFLLVNQLFQIAFLGLTSHERTSLLKQSRHMKQPLSLRRTPYNLGFTQNLADFFQCGCFGLVKPYAVDWTSQYTMVIHPAKEKVLRSV, encoded by the exons TGCAGGAATCACAGCCATGGCCCCCACCCTCCAGGATTTGGTCGACATGGAGTCTGTGCACATGAAAACAAAGAACTTGCCAAGGCAAGAGAAGCTCTTCCTCTTATAGAGGACTCTAGTAACTGTGACATTGTAAAAGCTACTCA atACGGGATTTTTGAACGATGTAAAGAATTGGTAGAAGCAGGATATGATGTCAGGCAACCAGACAAAGAAAATGTGTCGCTTCTTCATTGGGCTGCTATTAACAACAGACTGGATCTTGTAAA GTTTTATATTTCAAAAGGTGCTGTGGTTGATCAGTTGGGTGGAGATTTAAATTCAACTCCTCTTCACTGGGCCATCAG ACAAGGACATTTACCCATGGTCATATTATTACTGCAGTATGGTGCAGACCCCACCCTCATCGATGGAGAAGGATTCAGCAGCATCCACCTGGCAGTATTATTTCAACACATGCCCATTATAGCCTATCTCATCTCAAAGGGACAG AGTGTGAATATGACAGATTTAAATGGGCAGACACCTCTCATGCTATCAGCTCACAAAGTACTTGG GCCAGAACCAACTggatttcttttaaagtttaatcCTTCTCTCAATGTGGTTGATAAAGTACACCAAAACACCCCACTTCactgggcagtggcagcaggaaaTGTTACTGCAGTTGATAAACTTTTGGAAGCTGGTTCTAGCCTGGATATCCGAAATGTTAAG ggaGAAACACCTCTTGAGATGGCTCTACAAAGTAAAAATCGGCTCATTATTCACATGCTAAAAACAGAAGCCAAAATGAGAGCTAACAAAAAATTCAGACTTTGGAGGTGGCTACAGAAATGCGAG CTCTTCCTGCTGCTGATGCTTTCTGTGATTACCATGTGGGCTGTTGGATACATACTGGACTTCAATTCAGATTCTTGGCTTTTAAAAGGATGTCTTCTAATAACATTGCTTTTTCTGACATCTTTGTTTCCAAG gtTCTTGTTTGGGTATAAGTGCCTTGTGTACTTACCAACGGTCTTTCTGCTAAGTTCCATGTTTTGGATATTTGTGACTTGGTTCATCTTATTCTTCCCT CATCTGGCAGGCActcctttctattttgtttttattttcagcatGATAGGCTTCCTCTATTTTTTCTATAAGACTTGGGCAACGGATCCAGGCTTCACCAAGGCTtctgaagaagaaaggaaaacg AATATCATCACCCTCGCAGAGACTGGCTGTCTGGACTTCAGGACATTTTGTACATCGTGTCTT GTAAGGAAGCCACTGAGGTCACTCCATTGCCCTGTGTGCAAATCCTGTGTGGCTCGATACGACCAACACTGCCTGTGGACTGGACGGTGCATAG gTTTCGGCAACCATCGCTATTACATattcttcttatttttcctttccgtTGTGTGTAACTGGATTATATATGAATCTTTCATGT ATTGGTCAAATCATTGTGCCACAACATTCAGAGAAGATGGACTATGGACCTACCTCAATCAGATTGTGGCTTGTTCCCCTTgggttttatatattttcctgCTGGCAACTTTCCATTTCTCATGGTCATCATTTTTATTAGTAAATCAA CTTTTTCAgattgcttttctgggcctgaccTCCCATGAGAGAACCAGCCTGCTGAAGCAGAGCAGGCATATGAAGCAGCCATTGTCCCTCAGGAGGACGCCATACAA CCTTGGGTTCACCCAGAACCTTGCAGATTTCTTTCAGTGTGGCTGCTTTGGCTTGGTGAAGCCCTATGCAGTAGATTGGACGTCACAATACACCATGGTCATTCACCCAGCCAAGGAGAAAGTTCTTCGCTCAGTATGA
- the ZDHHC13 gene encoding palmitoyltransferase ZDHHC13 isoform X2, whose amino-acid sequence MEGPGLGSQCRNHSHGPHPPGFGRHGVCAHENKELAKAREALPLIEDSSNCDIVKATQYGIFERCKELVEAGYDVRQPDKENVSLLHWAAINNRLDLVKFYISKGAVVDQLGGDLNSTPLHWAIRQGHLPMVILLLQYGADPTLIDGEGFSSIHLAVLFQHMPIIAYLISKGQSVNMTDLNGQTPLMLSAHKVLGPEPTGFLLKFNPSLNVVDKVHQNTPLHWAVAAGNVTAVDKLLEAGSSLDIRNVKGETPLEMALQSKNRLIIHMLKTEAKMRANKKFRLWRWLQKCELFLLLMLSVITMWAVGYILDFNSDSWLLKGCLLITLLFLTSLFPRFLFGYKCLVYLPTVFLLSSMFWIFVTWFILFFPHLAGTPFYFVFIFSMIGFLYFFYKTWATDPGFTKASEEERKTNIITLAETGCLDFRTFCTSCLVRKPLRSLHCPVCKSCVARYDQHCLWTGRCIGFGNHRYYIFFLFFLSVVCNWIIYESFMYWSNHCATTFREDGLWTYLNQIVACSPWVLYIFLLATFHFSWSSFLLVNQLFQIAFLGLTSHERTSLLKQSRHMKQPLSLRRTPYNLGFTQNLADFFQCGCFGLVKPYAVDWTSQYTMVIHPAKEKVLRSV is encoded by the exons TGCAGGAATCACAGCCATGGCCCCCACCCTCCAGGATTTGGTCGACATGGAGTCTGTGCACATGAAAACAAAGAACTTGCCAAGGCAAGAGAAGCTCTTCCTCTTATAGAGGACTCTAGTAACTGTGACATTGTAAAAGCTACTCA atACGGGATTTTTGAACGATGTAAAGAATTGGTAGAAGCAGGATATGATGTCAGGCAACCAGACAAAGAAAATGTGTCGCTTCTTCATTGGGCTGCTATTAACAACAGACTGGATCTTGTAAA GTTTTATATTTCAAAAGGTGCTGTGGTTGATCAGTTGGGTGGAGATTTAAATTCAACTCCTCTTCACTGGGCCATCAG ACAAGGACATTTACCCATGGTCATATTATTACTGCAGTATGGTGCAGACCCCACCCTCATCGATGGAGAAGGATTCAGCAGCATCCACCTGGCAGTATTATTTCAACACATGCCCATTATAGCCTATCTCATCTCAAAGGGACAG AGTGTGAATATGACAGATTTAAATGGGCAGACACCTCTCATGCTATCAGCTCACAAAGTACTTGG GCCAGAACCAACTggatttcttttaaagtttaatcCTTCTCTCAATGTGGTTGATAAAGTACACCAAAACACCCCACTTCactgggcagtggcagcaggaaaTGTTACTGCAGTTGATAAACTTTTGGAAGCTGGTTCTAGCCTGGATATCCGAAATGTTAAG ggaGAAACACCTCTTGAGATGGCTCTACAAAGTAAAAATCGGCTCATTATTCACATGCTAAAAACAGAAGCCAAAATGAGAGCTAACAAAAAATTCAGACTTTGGAGGTGGCTACAGAAATGCGAG CTCTTCCTGCTGCTGATGCTTTCTGTGATTACCATGTGGGCTGTTGGATACATACTGGACTTCAATTCAGATTCTTGGCTTTTAAAAGGATGTCTTCTAATAACATTGCTTTTTCTGACATCTTTGTTTCCAAG gtTCTTGTTTGGGTATAAGTGCCTTGTGTACTTACCAACGGTCTTTCTGCTAAGTTCCATGTTTTGGATATTTGTGACTTGGTTCATCTTATTCTTCCCT CATCTGGCAGGCActcctttctattttgtttttattttcagcatGATAGGCTTCCTCTATTTTTTCTATAAGACTTGGGCAACGGATCCAGGCTTCACCAAGGCTtctgaagaagaaaggaaaacg AATATCATCACCCTCGCAGAGACTGGCTGTCTGGACTTCAGGACATTTTGTACATCGTGTCTT GTAAGGAAGCCACTGAGGTCACTCCATTGCCCTGTGTGCAAATCCTGTGTGGCTCGATACGACCAACACTGCCTGTGGACTGGACGGTGCATAG gTTTCGGCAACCATCGCTATTACATattcttcttatttttcctttccgtTGTGTGTAACTGGATTATATATGAATCTTTCATGT ATTGGTCAAATCATTGTGCCACAACATTCAGAGAAGATGGACTATGGACCTACCTCAATCAGATTGTGGCTTGTTCCCCTTgggttttatatattttcctgCTGGCAACTTTCCATTTCTCATGGTCATCATTTTTATTAGTAAATCAA CTTTTTCAgattgcttttctgggcctgaccTCCCATGAGAGAACCAGCCTGCTGAAGCAGAGCAGGCATATGAAGCAGCCATTGTCCCTCAGGAGGACGCCATACAA CCTTGGGTTCACCCAGAACCTTGCAGATTTCTTTCAGTGTGGCTGCTTTGGCTTGGTGAAGCCCTATGCAGTAGATTGGACGTCACAATACACCATGGTCATTCACCCAGCCAAGGAGAAAGTTCTTCGCTCAGTATGA
- the ZDHHC13 gene encoding palmitoyltransferase ZDHHC13 isoform X3 produces MVILLLQYGADPTLIDGEGFSSIHLAVLFQHMPIIAYLISKGQSVNMTDLNGQTPLMLSAHKVLGPEPTGFLLKFNPSLNVVDKVHQNTPLHWAVAAGNVTAVDKLLEAGSSLDIRNVKGETPLEMALQSKNRLIIHMLKTEAKMRANKKFRLWRWLQKCELFLLLMLSVITMWAVGYILDFNSDSWLLKGCLLITLLFLTSLFPRFLFGYKCLVYLPTVFLLSSMFWIFVTWFILFFPHLAGTPFYFVFIFSMIGFLYFFYKTWATDPGFTKASEEERKTNIITLAETGCLDFRTFCTSCLVRKPLRSLHCPVCKSCVARYDQHCLWTGRCIGFGNHRYYIFFLFFLSVVCNWIIYESFMYWSNHCATTFREDGLWTYLNQIVACSPWVLYIFLLATFHFSWSSFLLVNQLFQIAFLGLTSHERTSLLKQSRHMKQPLSLRRTPYNLGFTQNLADFFQCGCFGLVKPYAVDWTSQYTMVIHPAKEKVLRSV; encoded by the exons ATGGTCATATTATTACTGCAGTATGGTGCAGACCCCACCCTCATCGATGGAGAAGGATTCAGCAGCATCCACCTGGCAGTATTATTTCAACACATGCCCATTATAGCCTATCTCATCTCAAAGGGACAG AGTGTGAATATGACAGATTTAAATGGGCAGACACCTCTCATGCTATCAGCTCACAAAGTACTTGG GCCAGAACCAACTggatttcttttaaagtttaatcCTTCTCTCAATGTGGTTGATAAAGTACACCAAAACACCCCACTTCactgggcagtggcagcaggaaaTGTTACTGCAGTTGATAAACTTTTGGAAGCTGGTTCTAGCCTGGATATCCGAAATGTTAAG ggaGAAACACCTCTTGAGATGGCTCTACAAAGTAAAAATCGGCTCATTATTCACATGCTAAAAACAGAAGCCAAAATGAGAGCTAACAAAAAATTCAGACTTTGGAGGTGGCTACAGAAATGCGAG CTCTTCCTGCTGCTGATGCTTTCTGTGATTACCATGTGGGCTGTTGGATACATACTGGACTTCAATTCAGATTCTTGGCTTTTAAAAGGATGTCTTCTAATAACATTGCTTTTTCTGACATCTTTGTTTCCAAG gtTCTTGTTTGGGTATAAGTGCCTTGTGTACTTACCAACGGTCTTTCTGCTAAGTTCCATGTTTTGGATATTTGTGACTTGGTTCATCTTATTCTTCCCT CATCTGGCAGGCActcctttctattttgtttttattttcagcatGATAGGCTTCCTCTATTTTTTCTATAAGACTTGGGCAACGGATCCAGGCTTCACCAAGGCTtctgaagaagaaaggaaaacg AATATCATCACCCTCGCAGAGACTGGCTGTCTGGACTTCAGGACATTTTGTACATCGTGTCTT GTAAGGAAGCCACTGAGGTCACTCCATTGCCCTGTGTGCAAATCCTGTGTGGCTCGATACGACCAACACTGCCTGTGGACTGGACGGTGCATAG gTTTCGGCAACCATCGCTATTACATattcttcttatttttcctttccgtTGTGTGTAACTGGATTATATATGAATCTTTCATGT ATTGGTCAAATCATTGTGCCACAACATTCAGAGAAGATGGACTATGGACCTACCTCAATCAGATTGTGGCTTGTTCCCCTTgggttttatatattttcctgCTGGCAACTTTCCATTTCTCATGGTCATCATTTTTATTAGTAAATCAA CTTTTTCAgattgcttttctgggcctgaccTCCCATGAGAGAACCAGCCTGCTGAAGCAGAGCAGGCATATGAAGCAGCCATTGTCCCTCAGGAGGACGCCATACAA CCTTGGGTTCACCCAGAACCTTGCAGATTTCTTTCAGTGTGGCTGCTTTGGCTTGGTGAAGCCCTATGCAGTAGATTGGACGTCACAATACACCATGGTCATTCACCCAGCCAAGGAGAAAGTTCTTCGCTCAGTATGA